The stretch of DNA CCCTGTTATGGGGAGCTTGCCAATGGGTATCGTTATGTGGAGGAAATGCTGTCCGCATTTCACGGCCACCCCCTTGTTTCCGTCACCGTTGACCCGCATGCCGTTTACACCTGCGCACCTGATCTGCTTGTCCGTTTGAAGGAGATGGCGGATCGCCATGGGTGCCGTTACGTCATTCATCTCTCGGAAACCGAAGATGAAGTGAAAACAGTGCTGGAGCGCTACGGCAAAAGGCCGGTCGGCCATCTTGCAAGTCTGGGAATCCTTGACGGCAGCGTTGTTGCCGATCATTGCGTGTGGCTGACGGACGATGAGATAGCGCTGCTTGCCGAAAAAAAGGTCAAGGTGGCGCATTGCCCGGAAAGCAATATGAAGCTTGCCTCGGGCGTGGCTCCTGTTCCGGATCTGCTGGCCGCCGGCGTCACCGTCGGACTCGGCACCGACGGCAGCGCCAGCAACAATGATGTGGACCTCTTTGCCGAAATGGACATGTGCGCGAAAGTGCATAAGGTGCATCGCCTTGATCCCACGGTGATGACCGCCGAAGAAACGCTGTCCATGGCCACCAGGGGGGGAGCCCGGGTGCTGGGCGCGGAGCAGGATATCGGCACACTCGAGAGCGGGAAAAAGGCCGATATTATTGTTGTCGACCTCAATAAGCCGCATCTGACTCCCCTTTATCACCCGGCATCCCAATTGGTATACGCCGTCAAGGGAAGCGATGTGGTGCATTCCATGATAAACGGCAAATTTGTCATGCGGGATAGAAAATTGACCTTGCTTGACGAGGACGCGATCATGGCCGGGGTGAACGAGATTGCCGCCGGACTGACGGGGAAAAGCTGATTTTTTCTTTGCGGTTCGACCTGCTTTGCGGTAAGTAGAGAAAGTGGGCTTCGTCTTTACGAGAAATTAATACGGCGCTTTTATGGTTATTTAACAGGAGAGGTTCATTATGTTTGGACTTGGCATGCCGGAATTGATCATCATACTGGTGATCATTGTCATTATTTTTGGGGCAGGCAAGTTGCCGGAGATAGGCTCGGGGATCGGCAAGGGAATAAAGAATTTTAAAAATGCCACCAAGGATGAAGAGCCGAAAAAGATCGACGAATCAGACAAAAAAGATGCCTGATGCTGTTTTGTATACTGTTGTGCGGGAGTCGCGTCACGGGCGTTCGGCAGTGAAACAAGGGTGACAGGGAGGGAAGCTATGTTTGGACTTGGAACACCGGAATTGATCGTCATACTCGGTATCGCATTTCTTGTTTTCGGCGGGAAGAAGCTGCCTGAGATTGGTGCGGGACTCGGCAAGGGAATCTCTTCCTTCAAGAAAGGCCTGAAAGAGGCGGAAGAAAGTGTCCCCGGGGTGAAGGAGGTGTCCGCCCTGAAGCAGGAGGTTGACAAGGTGAAGGAGATCGGCACCGTCCTGAAAAAAACCTGATGCCGCGTGTGGGCGGACAGACGTTTTGTATGAAAGGGGAACAGGCATGAAAGAGAAACCTGTTCCCTTTTTTTATCAATCGTCAAACTCTCCTTGCGGCCCCTTGTCCGTGTCCAGCAGCGCGGCTCGGGCGATGATTTTTTCCTTCGTCCATTCGGCCGGATTTTCAATCCTGTCCGCATTCGGACCCGGATCATACGAGCCTTGTCGAAGAATGGCCTCTATGCCCAAGTCGGCGGTATCCGTTGCGTTAAAGACATTGACGAGCATGTTATAAACAAAATCCTCCACTCTTTTGCACATTCTGGCCCGTATTTCGGCGGGCTGGCCGAACAGTTTGTTTTCAAAAGGAAGATTCAGGCTTTTGTAGCCGCCGCCTTTTAGGCCTTTTTCATTGGCATAGGCGACCATGGACTGCCACATTTCCTCGGTAACCCCTTCGCCTTGAACCTTGATGAAGTTGCCGTCGTTGTCCAGAATGGCGTTGCCGTAATCATTGACCTCGATCCCCCAGGAGATCATCTGCAGGGCGGTTGCCACATTGGCCTTGGTGGTTCGTGTCTTGCCGGCGATTTCCCGCAGGCGGTCCGAGCTGTTGCCCGATGTGCCGTGTTGGGCGCCGTTGACTTTGTAAGGGGCCAGGGCCGCATGGATCTCGGCGGTGAGTTCGACCTGAATCCCCTGGCCGCTCGCCTCGATTCCATGGGTTGTCCCGTTGTTCAAGGCAATCCAGTTCGGGTGGATACCGTGGGCGTTCAGTCCCTGGATGAGAAATCGCGCCTCAGGAATGGAGGAAAGCCCCTGGCTCCCTTTGATTTCGCCCACCTCGGTTTCAAGGCCGGCCCAGTCGGGAATGAATTTGTTTAATTCAATATTGGCCAGCAGGTTCTTGTCATCCGGCATGTGCGAGGCGTCAATGGCAATGGAGGTGATGCCGGCCTCAAATATGGTGGGGATTTCCACGCAGGCAAAGGGCAGGTCCTTTTCCTTCTTGATGCCGTAATGGTCGGCATGGATGGCCACCGGAACGGTGATGTGCAGTTCATTGCAGGCCTGGTCGACCTGTCGGGCCATGTTCCAGTAATTTGTCGGGCAATAGGCATTGGCGCCGCCTTCGGAACGGGCGATTTCAATGATCAGGGCCGCATTGGCCTTTTGGGCCGCCATCAGGGCGCCGCGGATGATGAAATTGTTGCGGCCGTTGGCCGCCATGGTCATGGCCTTGCCCTTGGCTGCCAAGGCGCGGTCGATGTATTTTCCGCTCACCAGCAGGGCTCGGGAATGGGGAAAGAGTTTGACGATATTCGGTGGACGGCCGACTTCAAGTGCTTTGGTAAAATCTGCTGCGCTTACAGTCATAAAGGGTCTCCATGATGTGAAAATTAAGGGCTGGGTGCTTGGATTCCTTGGGGAATTTTGATAATTGTCTTTTTTAACAATACGTTGGAATTATACAATAAAGAAACGACCCTCGTCATTTTTTTTTACAAAAAACAATCTGTGACCGATCTTTCTTGTTTTCGAGGATTACCTGTTGACTGATGGGGCAAAAAGGATAACAACAGTATCTTTTTTGCGCTAATCTTTTTTTTGCCGGAAATTCTTATCCGATGCAACGTGAAATCGTCTGGAACAATATGCGGGCTGATCCTTATTTACTTGCGATAAAAGAAAAACTTGCGGCACGGGAAGAACAGTATCTCAGCCCCCATGCGGAAAGGAGCAGTCATGCCCTGCGCCGTCTGCCCGAGCATCTGGAAGGACATCGTCCTTCCTTTGCCGTGGATACGGACCGGATCCTGCATTCCCGCGCCTATACCCGTTATATCGACAAGACCCAGGTTTTTTACATGGTCAAGAACGACCATATCACCCACCGGGTGCTGCATGTCCAGCTTGTTTCGAAAATTGCCCGTACCATCGGCAGGGTGCTGGCCTTAAACGAGGATCTGATTGAGGCGGTGGCCCTGGGCCATGATATCGGCCATCCTCCTTTTGGCCATGATGGGGAAAAGGTGCTTGATGATCTGTGCCGGCAAAACGGGCTTGTCTCGTTTCAGCATAATCTGCAGAGTGTCCGTTTTCTGGAGCGCATCGAACGAAAGGGAAGGGGCGTGAATCTGACCCTGCAGACCCTGGACGGCATTCTCTGTCATGACGGCGAGGTGCATGACCGCAATCTTACGCCGCTGCGGCTTTCCTCCTTTGCCGAATTCGACGAGAAGATGCGCGGAAAAGCGGCCGAGCCGAAACTGCCCCTTGCGCCCATGACCCTGGAGGCCTGTGTTGTCCGCTTTGCCGATACGGTGAGCTACATCGGCCGCGACATAGAGGATGCCATCGAGCTCGGCATCATAACCCGGGCCGACATCCCCCGGCCGTGCACGGATTTGCTCGGCGACACCAACGGCAAGATTGTTCACAATCTGGTGACCGATCTGCTGAAAAACAGCGGGGATGGTGCGGTGGCATTCAGCAGCGGCACATCGGAGGCGCTGCGGCAGCTGAAAAAATTTAATTATGATCGCATCTATCTCAATCCGCGCATAAAAAAGGATCAGGATAAGATCCGGGTCTGTTATGTCCGGCTTTTCGAGTCCTGTCTTGAGGAAATGGCCTCCGGACTGGGCAAGACGAGTTTTTTTGCCGACTATGTCCGGAAGATGAATCCCGACTATGTCGAGACAAATTCACCTGCCGCAATTGTCTGTGATTTTATTGCCGGCATGACGGATGACTATTTTTTAAGCCAGGCCGGACGGCTCGGTTGCGATATCCCGCATAAGCAATGATCAGGCAGCTCATCAAGACATTTACGCCGGGCGAAAACGCCCTGATGGTGCTCATCGCCTCTTTTATCGGGCTTGCGGCCGGGCTTGCCAATATTCTTTTCCGTTCCACCGAAGAGCTTGTTCATCATTATATTTTTCAGACAGGCTATGGGCTGCTGGTCGGCGAAGGCGGGCTGCGGCTGCTTTTTCTGCCGCTGCTGCCCATGTTCGGCATGGTGCTGCTGATTCCACTTTCCTATTTTTTCCCCGGTGAAGTGAACGGCTACGGCTTTACCGCATTCCTGCGCAAGGTCAATCTGCAGGGCGGAAAGATCAAATTTCGCGCTATTATCCTGAAAACAGTTTCAACCTCGCTGACCATCGGCACCGGCGGCTCCGCCGGCGTTGAAGGGCCGATCGCCCAGGTGGGCGGGGCCATCGGTTCCCAGGTGGGCCAGTTTTTCCGGGTCTCCGGCGACCGCATGAAGGTGTATATTGCCGCCGGTTGCGCGGGCGGCATCGCCGCCATGTTCAATGCGCCCATTGCCGGGGTTTTCTTTGCTTCGGAAATTGTCCTGCTCGGCACTTACGAGATGTCCTCCTTTTCCGCCCTGGTCATCTCTTCCGCCATGGCCACCGTGATTTCCCGGGCCACCTACGGCGAGACTCCCGCCTTTCCGGTGCCGGATTATCAATTGGTCAACCCTGTGCTGGAAATCCCGCTGTATATTCTCCTGGGCATTGTGGTGGGGATCGTCGCGGTGCTGCATATCCGCATTTTTTACTGGATACGGGATAAATTTGACGCCATGCCGCTGAATATCTATGTCAAGCCGGTGCTCGGCGCCTTCCTGGTCGGCTGCATCGGCATCTCCATGCCCCAGGTCATGGGCAACGGGTATGGGTACATCGGCGACGTGCTGCAGGGCAACGGTATTGTCTGGATTATGCTGCTCTTGGTCTTTCTGAAGATCATCGCCACCGCCGTCACCCTTGGATCAGGCGGCGCGGGCGGGGTGTTTGCGCCGTCGCTTTTTATCGGCGCGGTGCTTGGCGGCGCCTTTGGCGGCATGGCCAATTTTCTGCTGCCGGACGGTTCCATTGCCTCAAGCGGCGCTTATGCCGCGGTCGGCATCGGCTCTTTTCTCGGGGCGGTCACCCATGCCCCTGTTACGGCTATTTTCCTGCTGTTTGAGATGACCGGTAATTATCTGATCATCATCCCCATTATGCTGACCAGCATCATCGGCACGGTTGTTTCCAAAAAATTAAACCGCGACTCCATTGATACGGTTGATTTCACCCGGGAGGGCATTAATATCCATGACGGCCGGGAAACGGCGATCATGCGTTCCATCAAGGTCGGCAAGGCCATGACCGAAGACGTCGGTTTTGTCAGCGAATCCGCCAATGTCAATCATCTGCTGAAAATTTTCAGCATGGCCGGTGACAGTTTTTATTTTCCGGTGCTGGCCGATGCCGGCCCGAACGCCGGGCAGATGGTGGGCATTATCTCCCTGCAGGACGTCAAGGCCATTCTGCACGATGAGGAGCAGCGGGTCAATGCCAGTGTCGGCAATATCTGCGCCCGTGATGTCATCACCCTGACCCCGGATGATGATCTCTTTACCGCCATGACCCTGTTTACCGTCAAGGGCATTGAGGAGATCCCCGTGGTGGAAAACCTGCAAGCGCGCTGGGTGGTGGGAATGCTGAAAAGGCGCGATGTGATAGCCTCCTATAACCGTGAGCTGTTGAAACGCGGCATCAGCGGCAAAACAGCTCCCATTCCCCTGTCCTGATCTTCTTCCTCGCTTTCTTTCCCTTGGAAAATCTCCTTCCGCCTTCGGCTGATGTACCATCTTTTTTTGCCATATGTTATTTGTGGTTTGTTTTGGTGCTTTCATTCTTTATTTGTCGATTTGTGTTGGAAAATATTGACAGTTGTTTGGTAAATTCGGTAACAATACCAGTGGTGCTGCTGTATGCATCCGCCGTAACGCTAACAGGCTAAACCAGGCACGGCATCGACACAAGGGGGAGGCTGATGAATGAACTTTTTTCCACCAGGGAAGTGGCCCGGTTTCTCAATATAAATGAGAAAATGGTCTATGTTCTTGTTGCTGAAAAAGGATTGCCTGCGACCAAGGTTACCGGCAAATGGCTTTTTCCCCGGCATCTGGTGGAGCAGTGGGTTGAAGTGAATACCACTAATTTCCCCCAGCACGTCAACCGGTTGCAAGCGTATCAGGATCTGCTGATTGTCGCCGGCAGCAATGATCTGCTGCTTGACCGTGCCCTGTCTCTTTATAATCAAAGGAACTCAGGCCATATTGCCGTGTTCGGCAATCTGGGCAGCATGGGAGGCATCAGGGCCCTGCGACGGAACCTCTGCCATATTGCCGCAAGCCATCTGCTGCAGGAGGATGAGCGGCAATACAATTTTGACTTTGCGGTGAAAGAGCTTGAGCAGATGCCGGCGGTGGTCAATTTCTGCCGTCGCGAGCAGGGAATTTTGTTGGCCAACGGCAACCCCAAAGGGATAGCAACCGTTGCCGACCTGGGCCGTCCGGGAATGAAAATCGTCAATCGTTGCCTGGGAACCGGAACCAGGCTGCTTTTTGATCAGGAATTGAAAAAAGCGGGTGTGGAGGGCGGCAAAATCGAAGGATATGCCAAAGAGGTGCAGCGGCATCTTGATGTGGGGCTTGAAGTTTTATCGGCCAGGGCGGACGCCGGACCGGGAATCCGCGCCGTTGCCGGTCTTCTGAATCTTGATTTCATTCCTCTTCGCTGGGAACGCTTTGATCTGATGATCGCCAAGGAGCTTTTTTTTGAAGCCGGCATTCAGGCCTTTCTCGGGCTGTTGACTGAAAAAATCTTCAAGGATCTGGCACATGAAATCCCCGGCTATGATCTGAGCTTTTCCGGCAAGATGGTGTTTCCCGACCATGCTGAAATCGCGAATATGCCATCTGCTTCCCCTGTGAAGCATGGTGAATAAACAGGAAAACGCGGTGAAATGAAAAACGCCGCAAAAAACCAGGAAAGGAGAATCTCCATGTGTCGTTCGGTAAATAAGATCTGCATTATTCTCATCACGGTAACGGCCTTTTTTGCTTTTCACTCCACATGCATGGCTGAAGAGGAAAAGGTGCTGATGATGGCCACCACTACCAGCACGGACGATACCGGTCTGCTTGATTATCTGGCGCCGCTTTGCAAACAGGCCACCGGCATTGAACTGCGCTGGACCGCAACCGGTACCGGCAAGGCGCTGAAGCTGGGAGAAAGTTGCGACGTCGATGTGCTGATGGTGCATGCGCCGGCTGCGGAAAAAAAATTCGTTGAGGCGGGCTTTGGCTTTGATCGGCGCGAAATCATGTACAATGATTTCGTCATCATCGGACCTGCTGCCGATCCGGCCGGAATCAAGGGCAAGGGTCTTGCCGAGGCGCTGACGGCCATCAAGTCCTCGAATTCAATTTTCGTCAGCCGCGGTGATGACTCCGGCACCCATAAAAAGGAGCTTGACCTCTGGAAACAGGCAAACTTGGCGATACCCGAGCATGAAAGCTGGTACGCCCAGACCGGCCAAGGGATGCTGCCGACCATCAGCATAGCCGCCGAACGTAACGGCTACACCATGACGGACAGGGGAACCTATATCAAGTACGAGGATACCTTCAAGGGCAATCCCCCCCTGAAAATTCTGGTGGAAGGCGATGCCGGGCTGCTCAATCAATACAGTGTCATGGCGGTTAATCAAAAGCATTGCGCCAAGGCCAAGTTTGCCCTTGCTCAACAATTCGCCGATTGGATAGCCGGAGCCCAGGGGCAGGAGCTGATCAAGAATTTCAACCTGCTCGGCAAGCAGCTTTTTTATCCGAATGCCGAAAAATAAACGGATTGCAAAGAGGCGGTTTCCGGGAACGCGTTCATGACGGGGGCCGGAATCGCCTCTTTGATTTTTTGGTGATTTATTTCGCTCGGCCCGCGGCAGGATTGCTTGCGCGGACTTGTTTGAGGATGTCTTTCCCGACAAAATCTTTTTTTTCCCCGCTTGCGGTCATGCCGCTTTTGAAACCATGCAGGTCCCTCCAGATAAGGCAGTCGTCTTCATTGTGCAGATCTTCACATTTGACCGACGGATCATCAAACCTGACATTGTCAATGGCTGAGTAGGCTGGGAATTCCATGGCAGAAACCGTCATGGGTATGATTACCGACAAACCAGTCAACAGCACAAACTTTTTCATTTCTTCCTTCCTCCTGCTTTTTGTGTTTTTATAATTATTCGAACTTATGATATTTTTTATCGTTTAAATGAGCATATGCTCAAAATAGCGGGAGCGGTTCAGGCTGTAAATCAGGCAAATTGTCGCACCTGGTTTTTTTAGGGCAAAGCCGGAGAAAGGCCTCTGGGCCCGAAACGAATTTTCCCTCAGGCGGGAAAATGTTCCGCGGCGGTGAAGATTGGCCACCCTCTCTGAAGACGGAGAGAATTAAATATTGTCGTAACCCGTAATTTTATTTAAAATGGCTGCGGAAGAAAAAAATAATCCTCCAAGATGATTTCTTTTTTTTCCAGGAAGAGAGCCCTGAACGGCTCTACTCTTTTTTTCTTTTTTAGCAGGTTTTCTTCCGTTCGTGATTCTTTCCGTGCTTGTTGTTTCTTTTCCCGCAATCCGTTCTCTTTTCCATTTGTTGTTGTGTGCCGTGAGACTCTTCGGATAGATTTGTCAGGAAAGGCCGAGGAGTGCGGACCTGATGATGTGCGCGTGGTTGCTTTCCTTGCATGGCAGGGACATGATTCAAGCGGAGCGGATTATTATTGTTTCACATGAGCAAAATATTTTTTTCAATATTGCTTTTCTTCACCCTGATCGTACTCACTGGATGTGCAACCTCGGTTGTGCAGCTCAAACCGACGGGTCCGAAAGGTGAACATGTCTATAAAATTACGGTCCTCGGCTTTTCACGCGATATCCGCGATGATGCGATAAGCAATGCCGAGGGGGTATGCAGAAAACAAAATAAACATTTCAAATTCATAAAAAATATTTTTTTGCCGAAGTCCGTATCCGGGGTTGACCTGATATCAATGGATCTGTTTTTCATCTGCGTGGACGAAGAACAAGCCGCGGAATCGGTTGCTCCTGAAAAAGATACGGTTGAAGGCGAATCCATCCTCCCGGCGGTATCGGTACCTGAAGAAAAAATACAGGATGAACCGAAACCGGAAGCAGGGGAAGATGCTTTGCAGGCATTGCCGATTTCCGCGTCCACAAGGGAAAAGCATAATGAAACTACTGGAAATACGCCGGGAGAAGAGGAGAGTCTGGGAGACAGGACAGGCAGCGCCGGAGAAGAACCGGCGCCGCGAAAACACGGGGGGCCGATCATCGAAGAGGTACTTGATGACTAGGCCGCACAGGCGACTCGCCATGGGAATTTGCGCCAACTGAACTTATTTTGCAGGAGGGTGAGAAATAGATAGCTTTTTGCCGGCAGGGCGTGTAATGTGATTATCGTAAGTGTGCAGAACATGTTTGTAGTATAAAATAAAAATACTAAAATGATTACCGCACAATCCTTTCAGAGAGGAAGTGCGGTTTTTTTGTTTAACAAACAAACTGCCAACCGACTTGCCTGCTGGTGAGTTGGACAATTTATTAAGTGGTTCCTCAGTGGAGCCCTGTTTTTAAGGAGTAGTGCAAGATGGCAGAAGGTACAGTTAAATGGTTTAATGATGCGAAGGGTTTTGGATTTATTGAGCAGGACGGCGGCAAGGACGTATTCGTCCATCATTCCGCAATCGAGGCGCAAGGATTCAAGTCTCTTACCGAAGGTGCTCGTGTAAAATTCAATGTTGTTGACGGCCCGAAAGGCCCGGCGGCAGAGAATGTTGTACAGCAGTAAGCCGTGTAATTGACCATTACGAAAACCCCGCAAATTGCGGGGTTTTTTTTTGCGAAACCGTCAGATCCGCCGAATCCTGACAGGATCTTCGTTCTTTCGGGATCAAGACGGTTCATCGACAAGAAAGAAGTCAAAAGGATTCCTTGCCGTTTCTTTTTCACCCGGAAATAATAGATGAAAATGTTTCAATACGTTGTTATCAGCAAAGGAAGGCCGAAGGAAATATGGGTCTGTGAGCAGTGTCGCAAAAAATATGCGGGGCAGAGCTTTGACGGCAATTGGCGGCTGATTGATAAATGCATCAGTGAAAGCATGGAGTGTGCAAAATGTGATGCGGGGCATACGGTGATTGAAGACCAGCTTGGGTGAAAATGCGCTGACGGTTCGTACTTATTTGTCAAAGTTGTACAAATAGAAAAAACCTCAAGGAGGCTCCATTGGCACGAAACAATTATTCATTTGATAAGCGTCAAAAAGAAATAGCAAAGAAAAAAAAGAAAGAAGAAAAACAACAGCGTAAACAGGATAAAAGAAACATCCCGTTAGAGGGTGAAGCTGCCGCCCCCCAGGATGAAGAATAAATTTTATATCCCCTGGTTTGGTGACAGGTCCGTTTTTTCTCTCAGTAAAGCCTGCGGAAGGCTGATGCCTTGATAACCGCAACCACTTCAACTCCCTCCCTGATGTCCAGTTCGCGCAGTGACTCGGGGACAATCTGTGAGATCAGTCGTCCGCCTCTGCTCGCAAGTTCCACGCCGATCCGGTTGCCGGAGCCGAAAACACCGTTGACCCTGCAGGACAGCATGTTGCGGGCGCTGGTTGCCTCCGGGCGCCCCTTGAACAGGGTGATGTCCTTGGCGCCCAGTTCAAAAAGATTCTCTTCGGGTATTCCCGGTTCGGTGAGTATCAGTTTTTCATCTCCCCATTCATAAATCCACATATCCTTCCGCGCCTGCGGCCGACGGAGACTCAACAGATTGGCATATCCTCGTGCGTCGGTTGTCATGCTGCGACGGGCCAGTTCTTCGGTCGGCAGTCGATGCAGCAGGGATCCGTTTTCAAAGACCAGCACTTCATCTGTCATGAGCCGCATTTCCTGCAGCGAATGGCTGATAAAGAGCAGCGGCAGGTCAAATTCGGCAAAAACCTTTTTCAGGTAGGGCATGATCCGGTATTTCAGTTCCTCGTCGAGTCCGGTCAGTGGTTCATCCATCAGAATAAGCCGTGGGCAGGCCAGAATGGTACGGCCCAGGGCGACACGCTGGCGTTCCCCGCCGGAGAGGCTGTTTGCCCCGCGTTCCAGCAGGTGATCAAGGTTCAGCGCCGTAATCAGGGTCTGCGGGTTGATTTTCCGTTCCATTTTTTGCGTTCTCCGCCAGCCGTAAAAAAGGTTGTCCTTGACGTTGAGGTGCGGAAAAAGGTGGCAATGCTGGAAAACAACGCCGATTCGTCTCTGTTCCGGCGGGATATTGACGCCCTTTCTTCCGTCAAAAATCGTTGTGCCGTCCAGCATGATTCTGCCACTGTCCGGTTTGAGAAGTCCTGCCAGCATGTGCATGAGGGTCGACTTGCCGCTGCCGGAAGGGCCGAAAATGCCGCATTTTTTTTGGTTTATTTTGAAATCGGCCTTGCAGCAAAAAGTGCCGATTTGTTTTTCAATCGTTACCTCGAATTTCATCTGGCGGACCTTTTGCGAAAGGAACGGCGGGCGGCCTCGCTTATCAGCAGCACGCCAAAGGAGAGAGCGATGGATACCAGACAGAGGGCGAGGGCCATGCTGTCACCGCCCGGGGTATTGGTGTAGTCGTAAATGGCCAGCGGAATGGTCTGGGTGACTCCGGGAATATTCCCGGCCAGGATGATGGTGGCGCCGAATTCTCCAAGGCTTCTGGCAAACATCAGGGTCATGCCGGCCAGGATGGCGCGGGCTGAAAGGGGGAGAATGATGCTTGTCAGGGTATCCAGGCGTCCGGCGCCCAGCGTGCGGGAGGCCTGGATGTAATGGATGTCGATTTCTTCCATGCCGATGCGGATGGAGCGGACCAGCAGGGGAAAGCCGACCACGGCCGAGGCGATGATTGCGCCGGTCAGGGTGAAGATGATGCGGATATCAAGGGTTTTGAGCAGCGGCCCCATGAAACCGGACTGGCCGAAGAAGAGCAGCAGTAAATAGCCGATTACCACCGGCGGCAGCACCAGGGGGAGATTGACCAGGCCTTCCAGCAGGGATTTTCCCGGTACAGAGGCAAAGGCGAGCAGGTAGGCGAACCCGAAACCGAAAGGCGTGGAAATCAGGGTGGCTGCGCCGGCGACCTTGATCGACAGCCAGATTGCCTGCAGATCCTGGGGGGAAAGGCTGGGCATGAATGAATTTCTCCTGAAGCTCTATTCGTTTTTTTTGTCGATGTCGTTGTCCGCTTCGAAGCCGTACTTTTTTAAAATGTCGACAGCTGCGGGCGTTGCCAGAAAGGCATGGAAATTCCGGGCGGATGCTTTCCCTTGCCCTTCCTTGGTAAGGGTCAGCAGATAGGATATCCGGTCATGCATGGCGGACGGCACGGTGTAGAGGATGGAGCTGTTTTTGACCAGCAGGGCATCGGTCCGGTAGACAAAGGCTGCGTCCACCTCACCCCGGTCGGCATAGAGCAGGGCCTGACGCAC from Desulfobulbaceae bacterium DB1 encodes:
- a CDS encoding cold-shock protein, with product MAEGTVKWFNDAKGFGFIEQDGGKDVFVHHSAIEAQGFKSLTEGARVKFNVVDGPKGPAAENVVQQ
- a CDS encoding ketose-bisphosphate aldolase, with the translated sequence MTVSAADFTKALEVGRPPNIVKLFPHSRALLVSGKYIDRALAAKGKAMTMAANGRNNFIIRGALMAAQKANAALIIEIARSEGGANAYCPTNYWNMARQVDQACNELHITVPVAIHADHYGIKKEKDLPFACVEIPTIFEAGITSIAIDASHMPDDKNLLANIELNKFIPDWAGLETEVGEIKGSQGLSSIPEARFLIQGLNAHGIHPNWIALNNGTTHGIEASGQGIQVELTAEIHAALAPYKVNGAQHGTSGNSSDRLREIAGKTRTTKANVATALQMISWGIEVNDYGNAILDNDGNFIKVQGEGVTEEMWQSMVAYANEKGLKGGGYKSLNLPFENKLFGQPAEIRARMCKRVEDFVYNMLVNVFNATDTADLGIEAILRQGSYDPGPNADRIENPAEWTKEKIIARAALLDTDKGPQGEFDD
- a CDS encoding Sec-independent protein translocase TatA, yielding MFGLGTPELIVILGIAFLVFGGKKLPEIGAGLGKGISSFKKGLKEAEESVPGVKEVSALKQEVDKVKEIGTVLKKT
- a CDS encoding Sec-independent protein translocase TatA, yielding MFGLGMPELIIILVIIVIIFGAGKLPEIGSGIGKGIKNFKNATKDEEPKKIDESDKKDA
- a CDS encoding Cl- channel voltage-gated family protein; protein product: MIRQLIKTFTPGENALMVLIASFIGLAAGLANILFRSTEELVHHYIFQTGYGLLVGEGGLRLLFLPLLPMFGMVLLIPLSYFFPGEVNGYGFTAFLRKVNLQGGKIKFRAIILKTVSTSLTIGTGGSAGVEGPIAQVGGAIGSQVGQFFRVSGDRMKVYIAAGCAGGIAAMFNAPIAGVFFASEIVLLGTYEMSSFSALVISSAMATVISRATYGETPAFPVPDYQLVNPVLEIPLYILLGIVVGIVAVLHIRIFYWIRDKFDAMPLNIYVKPVLGAFLVGCIGISMPQVMGNGYGYIGDVLQGNGIVWIMLLLVFLKIIATAVTLGSGGAGGVFAPSLFIGAVLGGAFGGMANFLLPDGSIASSGAYAAVGIGSFLGAVTHAPVTAIFLLFEMTGNYLIIIPIMLTSIIGTVVSKKLNRDSIDTVDFTREGINIHDGRETAIMRSIKVGKAMTEDVGFVSESANVNHLLKIFSMAGDSFYFPVLADAGPNAGQMVGIISLQDVKAILHDEEQRVNASVGNICARDVITLTPDDDLFTAMTLFTVKGIEEIPVVENLQARWVVGMLKRRDVIASYNRELLKRGISGKTAPIPLS
- a CDS encoding DNA-binding protein, which produces MNELFSTREVARFLNINEKMVYVLVAEKGLPATKVTGKWLFPRHLVEQWVEVNTTNFPQHVNRLQAYQDLLIVAGSNDLLLDRALSLYNQRNSGHIAVFGNLGSMGGIRALRRNLCHIAASHLLQEDERQYNFDFAVKELEQMPAVVNFCRREQGILLANGNPKGIATVADLGRPGMKIVNRCLGTGTRLLFDQELKKAGVEGGKIEGYAKEVQRHLDVGLEVLSARADAGPGIRAVAGLLNLDFIPLRWERFDLMIAKELFFEAGIQAFLGLLTEKIFKDLAHEIPGYDLSFSGKMVFPDHAEIANMPSASPVKHGE
- a CDS encoding phosphohydrolase; the protein is MRADPYLLAIKEKLAAREEQYLSPHAERSSHALRRLPEHLEGHRPSFAVDTDRILHSRAYTRYIDKTQVFYMVKNDHITHRVLHVQLVSKIARTIGRVLALNEDLIEAVALGHDIGHPPFGHDGEKVLDDLCRQNGLVSFQHNLQSVRFLERIERKGRGVNLTLQTLDGILCHDGEVHDRNLTPLRLSSFAEFDEKMRGKAAEPKLPLAPMTLEACVVRFADTVSYIGRDIEDAIELGIITRADIPRPCTDLLGDTNGKIVHNLVTDLLKNSGDGAVAFSSGTSEALRQLKKFNYDRIYLNPRIKKDQDKIRVCYVRLFESCLEEMASGLGKTSFFADYVRKMNPDYVETNSPAAIVCDFIAGMTDDYFLSQAGRLGCDIPHKQ
- a CDS encoding tungsten ABC transporter substrate-binding protein — protein: MCRSVNKICIILITVTAFFAFHSTCMAEEEKVLMMATTTSTDDTGLLDYLAPLCKQATGIELRWTATGTGKALKLGESCDVDVLMVHAPAAEKKFVEAGFGFDRREIMYNDFVIIGPAADPAGIKGKGLAEALTAIKSSNSIFVSRGDDSGTHKKELDLWKQANLAIPEHESWYAQTGQGMLPTISIAAERNGYTMTDRGTYIKYEDTFKGNPPLKILVEGDAGLLNQYSVMAVNQKHCAKAKFALAQQFADWIAGAQGQELIKNFNLLGKQLFYPNAEK
- a CDS encoding S-adenosylhomocysteine deaminase, translating into MVKEKKMKCDTLLLGMVLTMDDDNSVHPQGGVAVCGDSIAAVGPADELRARFAAAETIEISNGLIMPGLVNVHTHAAMSCMRGLADDLPLMTWLQEHIFPVEATLTGDMVYHAALLSMVEMIKSGTTSFCDMYLFAGDVARAAEKSGMRAWVGEVLYDFPSPCYGELANGYRYVEEMLSAFHGHPLVSVTVDPHAVYTCAPDLLVRLKEMADRHGCRYVIHLSETEDEVKTVLERYGKRPVGHLASLGILDGSVVADHCVWLTDDEIALLAEKKVKVAHCPESNMKLASGVAPVPDLLAAGVTVGLGTDGSASNNDVDLFAEMDMCAKVHKVHRLDPTVMTAEETLSMATRGGARVLGAEQDIGTLESGKKADIIVVDLNKPHLTPLYHPASQLVYAVKGSDVVHSMINGKFVMRDRKLTLLDEDAIMAGVNEIAAGLTGKS